Proteins encoded within one genomic window of Gimesia chilikensis:
- a CDS encoding PP2C family protein-serine/threonine phosphatase: MRILVGWDNPQECELISMYLGVSENEVRICATPEEFLQQAATQDEWDIILMSITSPDPQTAYDNFEQVRQQHLDTPIVGACPGQDTFHLARFLTAGMRAYIIRDDGGDFMFLMEVTLESVVNSVKAERERFVAERLREEVESVRKLQESIIPTNIISPDRFDVTARYESSQIRVFGGQPVTLAGGDYYDVFMLDDENLVLLVGDASGHGMKACMSIMTMHTLVGMIRSNRYLDTAAFVKDVNNRLCEQAIVNDDGGFITLLYGILNSRTNEFQWTSAGAPIPIVHELETNQIYELGTLDDGGLPLGIVPDVDYDVHTSKIPPDSRLLIFTDGLAEAFPGEKEQFGEFGIPGIMQSLQESRSTCLDSALENLFRDSNAFTDGSGRHDDTSVVLLGRKN, translated from the coding sequence ATGCGAATTCTTGTAGGTTGGGATAATCCCCAGGAGTGTGAGCTGATCTCCATGTATCTGGGGGTGAGTGAGAACGAAGTCAGGATCTGTGCGACGCCGGAGGAGTTCCTCCAGCAGGCGGCGACACAGGATGAATGGGACATCATTCTGATGTCGATCACGAGTCCTGATCCTCAGACGGCTTATGACAACTTTGAGCAGGTGCGACAACAGCATCTGGATACGCCGATCGTGGGGGCGTGCCCCGGCCAGGATACGTTTCATCTCGCCCGCTTTCTGACGGCGGGGATGCGGGCTTACATCATCCGCGATGACGGCGGTGACTTCATGTTCCTGATGGAAGTGACGCTGGAGAGCGTGGTGAATTCGGTCAAAGCGGAACGCGAGCGATTTGTGGCAGAGCGATTGCGCGAAGAGGTGGAGTCGGTGCGGAAGCTGCAGGAATCGATCATTCCGACGAACATTATTTCTCCAGACCGATTTGATGTGACTGCGCGGTATGAATCTTCACAGATCCGCGTGTTTGGCGGACAGCCTGTGACGCTGGCTGGTGGTGACTATTACGATGTTTTCATGCTGGACGATGAGAATCTGGTGCTGCTGGTGGGCGACGCCTCGGGGCATGGGATGAAAGCCTGCATGTCGATCATGACGATGCATACGCTGGTGGGAATGATCCGTTCGAACCGTTACCTGGATACCGCGGCGTTCGTGAAGGACGTGAATAACCGTTTGTGCGAACAGGCGATTGTGAATGATGACGGCGGCTTCATTACGCTGCTGTACGGGATTCTGAATTCCCGGACGAATGAATTTCAATGGACGTCTGCAGGGGCGCCGATTCCGATTGTGCACGAGCTGGAAACGAACCAGATTTATGAGCTCGGCACACTGGATGATGGCGGGTTGCCTCTGGGGATTGTTCCGGATGTAGACTACGACGTACATACGTCAAAAATTCCGCCCGACAGTCGGCTGCTGATTTTCACCGATGGTCTGGCGGAAGCGTTTCCCGGTGAGAAGGAGCAGTTCGGCGAATTCGGCATTCCGGGAATCATGCAGTCTCTGCAGGAATCCCGCTCAACCTGCCTGGACTCGGCACTGGAAAACCTGTTTCGGGATTCGAATGCATTTACGGACGGTTCAGGAAGACATGACGACACATCTGTTGTGTTATTGGGACGAAAAAACTAG